CTTAAAACCCCACATAAAACCTCTTTAACATTTAATCTTATTCTATGTTTCTGTCCTTCacatccctctctctctctctctctctacaatGTCTCTGACACCCAAATCTTTcttctttcactttctctctcttcttcttcctcttcttctccttctctccgtcacctcctcctcctcctccataCAAAACCTCCTTCAGAGCCAAGGCCTGCCCGGTGGTCTCTTTCCTGACAATGTCATATCCTTTGATCTTGACCAGAATGGCCGCCTCGAGGTTCACTTGGATGGTCCTTGCATGGCTAAATATGAAACAAGGGTGCATTTTGATAGTGTGGTTAGAGCTAATCTCAGTTATGGTGGGCTTGTTGGACTTGAAGGTATTTCCCAAGAAGAGCTTTTCCTTTGGTTTCCTGTCAAAGGAATTATAGTTAGTGATCCGTCTTCTGGTTTGATCTTGTTTGATATTGGTCTTGCTCATAAGCAGCTCTCTCGTTCTCTTTTTGAAGATCCCCCTGTTTGCAAGCCTCAAGGTATTCTCTTTCTTTTGGGTCTTAATTAAAAATCTGTTCTGTTTCGATTGATTTAGtttctggttttttttttttttcattattttgatcTGTTTGGTGGCAGTGAAGAATGGAAAATATGTTCTGTTTCTTGTCGTGAAATAGTGAAATACTCAATTTAATTCAATATTGTTTATCTTTATTAGAGATTGTGTAATTGATTGAAAAATAATATGAAATGCAGGAGCTCTATTGGAGAATTTTGGAAGGAAGATGGGTTTTGCTGTTCTGAGATGAAAGACAAGAAGCTCAGTTCAAAGAGAATTTTCCCTTCTTTTCCTTTTACCTTTCTTTTATTCGAACTTGAAAAGGAAAATATGGAGTAAAGTGCTTTCATTCTATATAGGTTTGTAAAGAAATGGAAACAGAGTGGATAAATTTGTGGAATCAAATGATAAACTTTTGGATTTCTTAGATTCTGAACTGATAGATAATATTCAATGAAAAATACCTTAATTACTGTGTGTCTAATTATCTTCTTATGCTTTGCTAAATTTCTAAAGGATAACCCTTCTTTCAACTGAGAAAGAAAAAGCTCATGGGACGTTACATGGGTGCTTAACCAGTAACCACATTATCTCCGCTGAATTTGTGTCCTTTCCAATAATCTGATGGGGGAAATAGTGTTGTTAATTGCATTAATTCCCTTACAATAGAAGGAAAGTGCATTATTTTCCTCTACTAATTCAGCTGATGGTGGTCTGCTGGTCTTCCTTCTCCAGTTTCTTTTTATGTTTTTCTTGACAAGAGAAAAGAGGAAGGTGCACCTGGTGATGGTCACTGGTCAGTATTTCAGTTCTTGAATTTCAGGTGGTTACATTTAGGTCAACATTGCAGAGAAAAAAGTAGGTAAAGAAAGGCCACTATCAGAGCAGTTTGTAATGGATGAATTTATCTATTAAGTTCTATAATTAAAGAATAAATACTCTGTCAATTTATAATGATAGCTTGTGAATCATCCTCCTAAAGCTCAAAACTTTCTGGAATAATTTGCTCCAATTCAAGAAAAATTAGAATATAGTATTATCCATGCGTCTTGTTCTCGCTAAacagtgcatactatgatttttTTCTTAACCTCGCGCTGGGAAACAGGAAAGATAAGGAGCTCAAGTATGGGATTCTTGGCTCTGTGTTGTGATGCGAATGTAGAAGAAAACTACTGCAACTATGATCACCATGAATACACCAAGAATCACTTGTCCACCAGTTGCAGACTTATCAGGATGATGCGATGCCATACGTCTGATCCCTAGATTTCCGGCTATAATCCTACCTTCTGATGGAGCTGGACTTGGAACAGGTAGCAGCATGAATCCTAACATCCACAGATTGGCCAACACAATGCAAAAGAGAAGAAAACGAGCCATAAAACTTCATTGTACTGGTAATACCTGAATAATGAAAGCAAGTATTAAAATTTTGATGTTGTTAACTTGTTTTATACCTATTATAAGATGGCTTGAGCTATAATGAAGCATGGTGTTCATTTGATTTCAGCTAAACCATGCTATTTGGCTCTGCTCTGAAAGGAGCTGATTTTGGCTACTTCCCTGCAGCACTTCTTGACGCTAAGGGGCTTAGGTTACTCATTAGGCAGCAACTATCATTGTTCTTTTTTGGTGTTTTTATTGCTTTCTTGTCAATTAAGGCTGTGGGATTTGAGTGTTTatttgtaatatttctaaggaagtTGGTAAAGAGTAAATCATTATGAAATTTCCAGTAGGTTTGAAAGCTTTAAATGGAGTCCATTTGCTAGACTCTGGAATTTTATGTTATATCTGATGAGGAGAGGTGGTGTTTGGGGAAGGTTCAATCTTTGGATGACACAAATACGAGGTCACCAGGAAGCAAATTGACAAGAAAATTTAAAGATTTAATGGCAGTTACTTTCTCTTTTCGTTCTTTGATTTGTTTCTGGTTATATTACACCAATAATTGCAGAGGAGAATCTAGTTTTAAAGCTTATGCAGAGATGCTGTGATTGGAATTTCTGTATCttggtttgaaaaaaaaaaaaagctgataAAAATTATGTTTGGCaacagagaaaatcatgaaagaaTTAAATGTCCAACCAATACAGAAATCGTATCAAACCAAATTATtctttcaaaacaatggttcatagCAAGAAGCTAGTGGGCAAGATAgtgcatttcttttcttttcttttattttcacaagCTTTCTCATCATCCAAACAAAACTtgaacccaaaaaaaaaatcaacaagaaaagaagattaattaattaaataaaagaaaatttgcaCCAATCGTTTGATTGTGGAGCTCTAAGCGGGTGGGGTTCAGTGTTCTCCCGAAGCACGAATCATTTGTCACTGTCATTGATAACAGGAGGCAGGTCTGTGTTAGATTTTGTGTAAGAGACGATTAAGATGGCTTCAAGAATCAACTAATTTTTTCAAAGAAAACCTTGGTTTCTTTGATGATTATTTCATGATTTTCGCCATTTTCAGTGCGCAATTAAAATTTGCAGGTTTCTGTTGCCCATAATTGCCGTTGGGTGGGACGGAAGGATTGGATGAGAAAAAAGCTCCAGGAAATAGAGTTAGGTTTTTGAGATGGATGGTAAGGAGTATACATATTCTCTTAATCCAAACTGACCCTTAAAATATGAATTTGgtctttattttttttgtaaGAAAAAAGTTTTATTAAAGGGCAGAGGACTGACAAGTAAGGAAGAAGATATTCTGACTAACATCTCAAAGTTGAATAACAATATATAATACTGTTTATTAATGTTTTTTAAGCTCAAATAATATGAATATGGTGAATGGATAAATCAATCTATCTATATGCTTTTGATGATCTCCAGCAGAAGGTCCTTGGTCTGCTCAACTGTAAGTGTATCTCCATAACTACCCTGAAACCACAAAACATTCTacctaattaaaaaattaatactatTAGATTAGAGAATTGTACCAAAGCCATGGCATTGAAGTAGAGGGGGAAATCTTACAATTTTCCCAGAAAATTCTTCTTCTGCCTTACCTCAACACAGGAGGAAACAAGCATTGCTCCTTTAGAGGTGGCAACATTGGTGTCAGTGAGTTCAAGGCCAAGATAAGTCATGGCCTCTATTAGTCTAGTGAACCTGCCTCTCTTCTTCTCCAAGATAATCTTAATCCATAGCTTGTTCCTATCAATGTTAGTCACCTGAACATCTTCCTACAAATAATGGcataaataataaagaaaattttcAGGTAAGTAAaagaatttattatgaatttattttAATCAAACCATTATTCCACAGTTCTTCATTTCCTCTGCAGCATTAATCTCATCACTCCTCGTCTGGACTGCCTCCTCGGACGATCCCTCCATTTCAAGAAGCTGGTCACTGAGAAGCTTCACATTCTGCTGCAGCTCCTGGATGTAAGTAATTGCATCCTCAATTATGGTCGCCTTGTTCATCTAAACCAGccaagaaaattacaaaaaaaaaaaaaaaaatcaaagttagCATGAAAATTTAACCAAGAAAATTGAGGGTTAAGAAGAATTTACATTGGTGATTATAGGGACCATAGATCGTAATGCCAGGAGCctatcactaagcttttgtcttctcctcctctCAGCATGAAGGTTCTTGGATTTGTACTCTCTGGTATCATCGTATTCGACCTTTCTCCGGCCTAATCTTCCTCTCCTGTTACTTTCTTGAGTAAAGCACAATTCATTCATGGCAGAGCCTAGGAATTCCATTGTTGTTGATGAGCGGTCAATGCTGGTCTAACCTCTTACAATGTTCTAATAATGATTG
The sequence above is a segment of the Hevea brasiliensis isolate MT/VB/25A 57/8 chromosome 11, ASM3005281v1, whole genome shotgun sequence genome. Coding sequences within it:
- the LOC131170690 gene encoding uncharacterized protein LOC131170690, translated to MSLTPKSFFFHFLSLLLPLLLLLSVTSSSSSIQNLLQSQGLPGGLFPDNVISFDLDQNGRLEVHLDGPCMAKYETRVHFDSVVRANLSYGGLVGLEGISQEELFLWFPVKGIIVSDPSSGLILFDIGLAHKQLSRSLFEDPPVCKPQGALLENFGRKMGFAVLR
- the LOC131170473 gene encoding transcription factor DYT1-like; this translates as MEFLGSAMNELCFTQESNRRGRLGRRKVEYDDTREYKSKNLHAERRRRQKLSDRLLALRSMVPIITNMNKATIIEDAITYIQELQQNVKLLSDQLLEMEGSSEEAVQTRSDEINAAEEMKNCGIMEDVQVTNIDRNKLWIKIILEKKRGRFTRLIEAMTYLGLELTDTNVATSKGAMLVSSCVEGSYGDTLTVEQTKDLLLEIIKSI